In Amblyraja radiata isolate CabotCenter1 chromosome 39, sAmbRad1.1.pri, whole genome shotgun sequence, the following proteins share a genomic window:
- the LOC116967351 gene encoding bone morphogenetic protein 10-like, translating into MCSLSLQVFACLCLLLPLAAGSPIDNRAGATEEESRYVLEDDIQEEDSVDFNTLLASMKGEFLKSLNLSGSPPIDAAKVEAPEYMIDLYNRFANDRTSMPSSNIVRSFKNEDTSVSNQTNDVRIHSLLFNVSVPRHEEITMAELRLYTLVDRDRRIYEGVDRKVTIYEVSEGEVEGDTGEEHQGKVQLAKRQIYGRDSGWETFDVTEAILRWSKSEQTTHRLEVHIENMEEEEHEDGDLDIDMKAETKHVPLLIVFSDDRNSIKKEAIEELEQMIDHEQDVVFQSLENGNLGADLNEEAMLQRRSNMLYDTSSRIRRNARGNYCKRSPLYVEFKDIGWDSWIIAPTGYEAYECKGSCYYPLTEHVTPTKHAIVQTLVNIRNPKMAAKASCVPSKLDPISILYLDDAGVVTYKFKYEGMVVAECGCR; encoded by the exons ATGTGTTCCCTGTCACTGCAGGTTTTTGCTTGCCTGTGCCTTTTGCTACCTTTGGCAGCCGGCAGTCCCATCGACAACCGTGCAGGCGCGACCGAAGAAGAGAGCAGGTACGTGTTGGAAGACGATATTCAAGAGGAGGACTCCGTTGATTTCAACACGCTGCTGGCGAGCATGAAAGGAGAGTTTCTGAAGAGCCTGAATCTATCGGGAAGTCCACCCATCGATGCAGCGAAAGTGGAAGCACCCGAGTACATGATTGACCTCTACAACAGATTCGCAAATGATAGGACCTCCATGCCTTCCTCCAATATAGTAAGAAGCTTCAAGAACGAAG ACACTTCAGTCTCCAACCAAACCAACGATGTGAGGATCCATTCTCTCCTGTTCAACGTGTCTGTGCCTCGCCATGAAGAAATCACCATGGCTGAACTACGGCTGTACACCTTGGTCGATAGGGACAGGAGAATATATGAAGGTGTGGACAGGAAAGTCACCATCTACGAAGTGAGTGaaggggaggttgagggggacACCGGCGAAGAGCATCAAGGAAAAGTACAATTGGCAAAAAGACAGATTTATGGCAGAGACAGTGGCTGGGAGACTTTTGATGTGACGGAAGCTATCTTGAGATGGTCAAAGTCTGAGCAGACCACTCACAGACTTGAGGTGCACATTGAAAACATGGAAGAGGAAGAGCATGAAGATGGAGATCTTGATATCGACATGAAAGCCGAGACCAAGCACGTGCCATTACTAATAGTGTTCTCTGATGATAGAAACAGCATTAAGAAGGAGGCCATCGAAGAACTGGAGCAGATGATTGACCACGAGCAAGACGTGGTGTTTCAGAGCTTGGAGAACGGGAATCTTGGAGCCGACTTGAACGAGGAAGCCATGTTGCAAAGACGGTCAAACATGCTCTACGATACCTCCTCGAGGATCAGAAGGAATGCCAGGGGGAATTACTGCAAGAGGAGTCCCCTCTACGTGGAGTTTAAAGACATCGGGTGGGATTCCTGGATCATAGCCCCAACCGGATACGAGGCTTACGAATGCAAAGGCTCTTGCTACTATCCATTGACTGAGCATGTCACACCAACTAAGCATGCCATTGTGCAGACTCTGGTGAATATTCGCAACCCTAAAATGGCAGCTAAAGCCTCTTGTGTTCCCTCAAAATTGGACCCCATCTCAATCCTCTATCTAGATGATGCAGGTGTGGTCACGTACAAGTTCAAATATGAAGGTATGGTGGTGGCAGAATGTGGCTGCAGATAG